A genomic segment from Saimiri boliviensis isolate mSaiBol1 chromosome 14, mSaiBol1.pri, whole genome shotgun sequence encodes:
- the LOC120362711 gene encoding ret finger protein-like 4A, which yields MEILIPPSISFLQTFAMAEHFKQVIRCPVCLNDLEAPVQLKCGYACCLQCVNSLRKEPHGEGVLCPLCTVVSQKDDIKPKYKLRALISIIKELEPKLKSILRMNPRMKKFQVEMILDVDTASNYLSISEDLRSVRCGDFKQNRKEQAERFSSALCVLGTTRFTSGRHYWEVDVGTSKIWDVGICKESVNRQGEVVLTSERGFWTVGCRRRQIFAASTMPLTFLWVSPQLHRVGIYLDVGMQSVSFYNVSDGCHIYTFNDIPVVEPLRPFFSHKRETQDDQSSLSICPVINPDSASPPVSSGERKLTIGHNHRQQVSVRL from the exons ATGGAAATTCTAATACCACCCTCGATTTCTTTCCTACAGACATTTGCCATGGCTGAACACTTCAAACAAGTAATTAGATGTCCTGTTTGTCTAAATGATCTTGAAGCGCCGGTGCAACTGAAATGTGGATATGCCTGCTGCCTCCAGTGCGTCAATTCACTGCGGAAGGAGCCCCACGGGGAAGGTGTACTATGCCCCTTATGCACTGTGGTGTCTCAGAAGGATGACATCAAGCCCAAGTACAAGCTGAGGGCACTGATTTCCATCATCAAGGAACTAGAGCCCAAGCTGAAATCTATTCTAAGGATGAACCCAAGGATGAAGAAGTTTCAAG TGGAAATGATCTTGGATGTGGACACAGCCAGCAACTATCTTAGCATTTCTGAAGACCTGAGGAGCGTCCGATGTGGGGATTTCAAGCAGAACAGGAAAGAGCAGGCTGAAAGGTTCAGCTCCGCACTGTGCGTCCTGGGGACCACTCGCTTCACGTCTGGCCGCCACTACTGGGAGGTGGATGTGGGCACCAGCAAAATATGGGATGTGGGCATTTGCAAGGAGTCTGTGAATCGACAGGGGGAGGTTGTACTTACTTCAGAACGCGGCTTCTGGACTGTGGGTTGCAGAAGAAGACAGATCTTTGCCGCCAGCACCATGCCTTTGACTTTTCTCTGGGTGAGCCCCCAGTTGCACAGAGTGGGGATTTACCTGGATGTGGGTATGCAGTCCGTTTCCTTTTATAATGTTAGCGATGGGTGCCATATCTACACATTCAACGACATTCCTGTTGTCGAGCCTCTGcgtccatttttttctcataaacgTGAAACTCAAGATGATCAGAGCTCCCTGAGTATCTGTCCTGTGATCAATCCAGACAGTGCCAGTCCCCCGGTTTCTTCCGGGGAAAGGAAATTAACAATTGGACATAATCATCGACAGCAAGTTTCTGTGCGCCTGTAG
- the LOC120362712 gene encoding ret finger protein-like 4A: MAQHFKQVIRCPVCLNDLEAPVQLKCGYACCLQCVNSLQKEPHGEGVLCPLCTVVSQKDDIKPKYKLRALISIIKELEPKLKSILRMNPRMKKFQVEMILDVDTASNYLSISEDLRSVRCGDFKQNRKEQAERFSSALCVLGTSRFTSGRHYWEVDVGTSKIWDVGICKESVNRQGDVVLTSERGFWTVGCRRRQIFAASTMPLTFLWVSPQLHRVGIYLDVGMQSVSFYNVSDGCHIYTFNDIPVVEPLRPFFSHKRETQDDQSSLSICPVINPDSASPPVSSGERK, encoded by the exons ATGGCTCAACACTTCAAGCAAGTAATTAGATGTCCTGTTTGTCTAAATGATCTTGAAGCGCCGGTGCAACTGAAATGTGGATATGCCTGCTGCCTCCAGTGCGTCAATTCACTGCAGAAGGAGCCCCACGGGGAAGGTGTACTATGCCCCTTATGCACTGTGGTGTCTCAGAAGGATGACATCAAGCCCAAGTACAAGCTGAGGGCACTGATTTCCATCATCAAGGAACTAGAGCCCAAGCTGAAATCTATTCTAAGGATGAACCCAAGGATGAAGAAGTTTCAAG TGGAAATGATCTTGGATGTGGACACAGCCAGCAACTATCTTAGCATTTCTGAAGACCTGAGGAGCGTCCGATGTGGGGATTTCAAGCAGAACAGGAAAGAGCAGGCTGAAAGGTTCAGCTCCGCCCTGTGCGTCCTGGGGACCTCTCGCTTCACGTCTGGCCGCCACTACTGGGAGGTGGATGTGGGCACCAGCAAAATATGGGATGTGGGCATTTGCAAGGAGTCTGTGAATCGACAGGGGGACGTTGTACTTACTTCAGAACGCGGCTTCTGGACTGTGGGTTGCAGAAGAAGACAGATCTTTGCCGCCAGCACCATGCCTTTGACTTTTCTCTGGGTGAGCCCCCAGTTGCACAGAGTGGGGATTTACCTGGATGTGGGTATGCAGTCCGTTTCCTTTTATAATGTTAGCGATGGGTGCCATATCTACACATTCAACGACATTCCTGTTGTCGAGCCTCTGcgtccatttttttctcataaacgTGAAACTCAAGATGATCAGAGCTCCCTGAGTATCTGTCCTGTGATCAATCCAGATAGTGCCAGTCCACCAGTTTCTTCCggggaaaggaaataa